The genomic window GTCCAGTTCCAACTCTTTTTTCAAATCCTCGAAATTCATAATCGGGTCCACGTCCCGTAGTCTAGTGGAATTCAGAATCCAATTGTAAACTTTCCGTTCACTCGTCATGATAAAGTAGCGGACAAAGCGTTCCGAAATGCCGTGCAAGATGTTCGTAAAGGCTCTTACGAATTCGGAATCGGGATTTTTTACTCCTCGAATATCGATAATCAACATCCCGTCCAATTCGTGGAAAATAGAGTTCAATTTAGCGGGCATCCCTCTCAAAGTTTCATGATTCACGACGCCGGAAAATTCGATAATCAGAAGTTTATAACAAACCGTATTGACTTGTAGATTTTTTAATCCGTAATCGATTGCAATTGTCTGGCTCATATAAAACTCCGAAACAGGAAACGAAGTTCTTTAGAATTCAATAGCTCGAAAGAACCTCTTTGCTTCTAAAAACTATAACAAATCGGATTTCAAAAAGCCGTTCAGCTTATAGTTTGAGGAATAAAAGAAAAATCTGAATGATAGATCGACTTCTCTTCAATGAGAAGAAACGGTTGCGGTCATTTTGGGATCAAAGATGCAAACTCGATTTCTTCCGGAAGATTTTGCGCGATACAAGGCTTGATCCGCGTTCGCAAACGCTTCTTCCAAGTTTCTCTTTCCTTGCGAAATTCCGATACTCAGAGTCACCGGCTTTCCATCTTCTAGGTGGATTCGATTCTCCACTTCTTTGCGTAAGTTCTCCGCGATGTTCACCGAGTCCTCTTGGGTTGCACCGAATAAAAAGACAGCGAATTCTTCCCCGCCCCAGCGGCAAACGGCGTCGCTTTGTCGTATGGAATCGTTCAAAACCTGTGCGACTTTCACGAGCGTTTTGTCCCCCGTCTCATGGCCGAATTTATCGTTCACTTGTTTGAAATGATCGATGTCCACCATCAAGATCGTCCAATCCTGCTTTCCGTTACGGCTTTGACGGTTTCCGATCGCAAGAGATTTCTGCGTTAATTTCAAGAAACCCCTGCGATTCCAAATGCCGGTCAACGGGTCGGTATGAATCAACGCGGAAACCTGATTCATCGAAGAGCGCAATTTGATATAAAGGATCAACACGATGGAAAACGTGAAAACGAGCGCCCAAAACGGCAGAAGGTTTTTCAGTATGTAAAGAATATATTCAAAAATCTTAATTTCATGAACGAGCCACATCTCGTTGTTTTTAATCTGAAATCCGATCCAAAAACTGCCGTCTTTGATAAAGAACGATTCTTCGGGGGTCATAATCAGGGACGCGACGTTTACCGGCAGGCGATCGTTCAGATTGAACGGACCGGGTTTTGCCACGATCTTTCCGTTTTCATCGATGAGCATGCTTTCTCCGATACAATCCCCGCTTTCTAAAATTCTCCGCATCGCGTCCAAACCGATATCGATCGACGCTACTCCTAAAAATTTCCCCTTTACATACACGGGCTCCGCTACCGTGATCATCAACCCCTTTCCGGCAAGATCCTCGTAAAGATCGGTGATGATCTGACGTCCTTGCGGGTTGGCCTGCGGATTCGCCTGAGTCCAGAAAGGGCCGGTGTAGAGATCGTCCGTGAAATAATAATTTTCGTCTTTGAACTTAGGAGTGATGTAAAGAAATTTCTGCGCGGACAAATAATAAGCCCATACGACTTCGCTTTGTTTTTCGGTGAGGGATTCGAATTGTCCTCTTAAACTCAGCGCAGCTTCGATTTCCTTTAAAAGCTCCGGTTCGACCTTTGTGATCGATCCGACCGCTGTGAGAGTGCCCGCGTCCGCGCCGTCGATCAGCTCGCGGCTTACATTGGGAATTCCGAATCGATTCAGATTCGGATATGCTTTTAATTTTTTCAGCAAACCCGGATTAGCGGGCGCATCCTCATTGAAGTTGAGGTAATCCGCAATCGACAAGCCGAGTGCCCTTGTCTGCGATCCTACTCTACGGATATAATCGTTCATCACGCGGGTTCTCATGCCTACGATTCGATCGATTTCTTTCTCCATTCTAAGATTTTCGTAGATGAGAAATAAGAACATCAGAATCAAAATCACGGTTAAGAGAGAGAAGATGATTCGTTTCTTGATTCTTACTTTTTCGACTTGTACACCGATACGATTCATTAGCTGCAATGGATTCACCTCGAAAACGGAACCGTCTAACCGTTGGACCGTTCTCAAGTCCGATACTAACAACTCTTTTCAAAAATAAATCCAAAATCTTTTTCAGCACTTCTCAAAATAAAATTTGAGAATCAATTC from Leptospira yasudae includes these protein-coding regions:
- a CDS encoding sensor domain-containing diguanylate cyclase, producing MNRIGVQVEKVRIKKRIIFSLLTVILILMFLFLIYENLRMEKEIDRIVGMRTRVMNDYIRRVGSQTRALGLSIADYLNFNEDAPANPGLLKKLKAYPNLNRFGIPNVSRELIDGADAGTLTAVGSITKVEPELLKEIEAALSLRGQFESLTEKQSEVVWAYYLSAQKFLYITPKFKDENYYFTDDLYTGPFWTQANPQANPQGRQIITDLYEDLAGKGLMITVAEPVYVKGKFLGVASIDIGLDAMRRILESGDCIGESMLIDENGKIVAKPGPFNLNDRLPVNVASLIMTPEESFFIKDGSFWIGFQIKNNEMWLVHEIKIFEYILYILKNLLPFWALVFTFSIVLILYIKLRSSMNQVSALIHTDPLTGIWNRRGFLKLTQKSLAIGNRQSRNGKQDWTILMVDIDHFKQVNDKFGHETGDKTLVKVAQVLNDSIRQSDAVCRWGGEEFAVFLFGATQEDSVNIAENLRKEVENRIHLEDGKPVTLSIGISQGKRNLEEAFANADQALYRAKSSGRNRVCIFDPKMTATVSSH